One genomic segment of Gopherus flavomarginatus isolate rGopFla2 chromosome 11, rGopFla2.mat.asm, whole genome shotgun sequence includes these proteins:
- the LOC127031117 gene encoding uncharacterized protein F54H12.2-like has translation MAFVHCGSEECTKSELDLFQIAPTQTSIEKSIYIEVPPLSAVTESAPIDFFIAGNGIDYMDLNNTLLYLCCKIVKGDGTELAADAEVGLVNYPVASIFSQLDVTLGDRLVSQSNNCYPYRAFIESVLNYSDDTLATQFSAGLFYKDTAGQHEKTELDGENLGFVKRAKLTAQSRTVELLGHLHSDLFFQEKLLLNGVDVKIKLTRSKDAFCLMGSAAEGFKLRIVSASLFVKKVRVAPGVRLGHAEALLAANAKYPVDRVGMKVFSIPAGSRVSNQENLFLGQLPKMLVLGFVDNDAFSGSYTKNPFHFKHYDINFVALYVDGEQVPTKPLQPDFEAGRCVREYMNLVQTAGKHMKDRSLLIDREEFAQGYTLFAFDLSPDQECADHYSLIKTGNLRAEIRFGKALTVTVNMIVYGVFDNVIEINQRRNVLFDYM, from the coding sequence ATGGCTTTTGTTCACTGCGGGTCTGAAGAGTGCACCAAATCCGAACTAGACTTGTTTCAAATAGCCCCTACGCAGACCAGCATCGAGAAAAGCATTTACATCGAGGTGCCACCTCTATCGGCCGTTACGGAGTCTGCCCCCATTGACTTTTTTATAGCAGGGAATGGCATAGATTATATGGATTTAAACAACACGCTGCTTTACCTGTGTTGCAAGATTGTAAAAGGAGACGGAACTGAACTTGCTGCGGACGCTGAAGTGGGCCTGGTGAATTACCCCGTGGCCTCTATTTTCAGTCAGTTGGATGTTACGCTGGGAGACCGCCTTGTAAGCCAAAGCAACAACTGTTACCCTTACAGGGCCTTTATAGAATCAGTGCTCAATTACAGCGATGACACCCTCGCCACGCAATTTTCTGCCGGCCTGTTTTACAAAGACACTGCTGGACAACATGAAAAAACAGAGTTGGATGGAGAGAATCTAGGGTTTGTGAAGCGTGCAAAGCTGACAGCCCAGAGCAGAACGGTAGAGCTGCTGGGCCATCTACACAGTGAcctgttttttcaagaaaaacttttGTTAAACGGAGTGGATGTGAAAATTAAACTGACACGCAGTAAAGACGCCTTCTGTTTAATGGGCAGTGCGGCTGAAGGCTTTAAACTGCGCATTGTATCAGCGTCCCTTTTTGTGAAGAAAGTACGGGTGGCCCCGGGTGTCCGTTTGGGGCATGCAGAGGCCCTGCTTGCCGCTAATGCTAAATACCCCGTGGACCGTGTGGGAATGAAAGTGTTTAGCatccctgcaggcagcagggtcagtaaccaggaaaacctgttcttgggacagttacCCAAAATGCTTGTCCTAGGATTTGTGGATAACGATGCCTTTAGCGGCAGTTACACTAAAAAtccctttcattttaaacattacgATATTAATTTTGTGGCCCTgtatgtggatggtgaacaggtACCGACCAAGCCTCTGCAACCGGACTTCGAGGCAGGACGCTGCGTGAGAGAATACATGAATCTGGTACAGACAGCTGGTAAACACATGAAAGATCGTTCTCTGTTAATCGACCGTGAGGAGTTTGCACAGGGTTACACCTTGTTTGCCTTTGACCTGTCTCCCGACCAGGAATGCGCAGATCACTATTCCCTGATTAAAACTGGGAACCTGAGAGCAGAAATACGGTTTGGAAAGGCTTTAACGGTTACCGTCAATATGATTGTGTATGGAGTTTTTGACAATGTCATAGAAATAAATCAGAGAAGAAACGTTCTGTTTGACTACATGTGA